A stretch of Borrelia turcica IST7 DNA encodes these proteins:
- the pth gene encoding aminoacyl-tRNA hydrolase, translating into MNLLIVGLGNPGSNFFHTRHNVGFTLIDKLILKNGLSLSKAKNYEYSDFNVEGRRIVLIKPLTYMNLSGNIFPSVFSKFYMKISNLLVIVDNIDLRLGKCRLRKVGGTSTHNGLKSISESLGSTKYSRLYIGVGNNDKGNIRDFVLSKFSNNELACIENVFDFLSEEILSINEFNFEDKVGRINSSSF; encoded by the coding sequence ATGAATTTATTAATAGTTGGCCTAGGGAATCCTGGGTCTAATTTTTTTCATACTAGACACAATGTTGGTTTCACTCTTATAGATAAGTTGATTTTAAAGAATGGTCTTTCTTTGAGTAAGGCTAAGAATTATGAATATTCTGATTTTAATGTTGAAGGCAGAAGAATAGTTTTGATTAAGCCTTTAACTTATATGAATTTGAGTGGTAATATTTTCCCTTCTGTTTTTTCTAAATTTTATATGAAGATATCTAATCTATTGGTTATAGTTGATAATATTGATTTGCGTTTAGGAAAATGTAGGCTTAGGAAAGTAGGCGGAACTTCCACACATAATGGGCTTAAATCTATTTCTGAGAGTCTTGGAAGTACAAAATATAGCAGGCTATATATTGGTGTTGGCAATAATGATAAAGGTAATATTAGAGATTTTGTACTTTCAAAATTTAGCAATAATGAATTAGCATGTATTGAGAATGTTTTTGATTTTTTAAGTGAAGAGATATTAAGCATTAATGAATTTAATTTTGAAGATAAAGTTGGAAGGATTAATTCTAGTAGTTTTTGA
- the tilS gene encoding tRNA lysidine(34) synthetase TilS translates to MFWNNIKGKIEDFYEKNALTKGKVIVAFSGGADSTALLLSLREYLNNNIVALYFAHYIRPDYEQNKEIEHIEKFCNLYNIPFQIKHCSVDINKEASKLRMSVEELARKYRYDALLESFRENEASYIALAHNKGDQFETLIMRFFQGSFLDGLSGIPIINGNIIRPLLEVSRKEIEEFLSLNNIIYSVDSTNDKDLYLRNKIRNNLIPVIGEIFKGYERSLKRISEFSSEFVDYFDKNNFLPFNKGKYYYSFDAIVFFELPKYLVFRTVFKILSLEGIVANISYGALGEIFRVGHVKKKSVVLLRTNYFVLEKRRDKINLILKRFEDLYEPFDFILKLNEYYSLSLGKILLKCLECEDSSVLELRCCSYEFKHRFFKNRLKAKRFFSKFVRYNPLFLMLLVLKNKLIGIIDLNTLNLVWSDESILKKINISLIGGFLKE, encoded by the coding sequence ATGTTTTGGAACAATATAAAAGGAAAGATAGAAGATTTTTATGAAAAAAATGCGCTAACTAAAGGAAAAGTAATTGTTGCTTTTTCAGGAGGTGCAGATTCTACTGCCTTGTTGCTTAGCTTGAGGGAGTATTTGAATAATAATATTGTTGCGCTCTATTTTGCACATTATATAAGGCCAGATTATGAACAAAATAAGGAAATAGAACACATAGAAAAGTTTTGTAATCTTTATAATATTCCTTTTCAAATAAAGCATTGTAGTGTTGATATAAATAAGGAGGCTAGTAAACTTCGTATGTCAGTTGAAGAGCTAGCTAGAAAATATCGATATGATGCTTTGTTAGAATCTTTTAGAGAAAATGAAGCTAGTTATATTGCACTTGCGCATAATAAGGGAGATCAATTTGAAACTCTAATTATGAGATTTTTTCAAGGCTCTTTTTTGGATGGACTTTCTGGTATTCCAATCATTAATGGAAATATTATTAGACCTTTACTTGAGGTATCCAGAAAAGAAATTGAAGAATTTCTTTCTTTAAATAACATTATTTATTCTGTTGATAGCACCAATGATAAAGACTTATATTTAAGGAATAAGATTAGAAACAATCTAATACCTGTTATTGGTGAAATTTTTAAAGGGTATGAAAGGAGTTTAAAAAGGATATCTGAATTTTCGAGTGAATTTGTAGATTATTTTGACAAAAATAATTTTTTGCCCTTTAATAAGGGTAAGTATTATTATTCTTTTGATGCTATTGTGTTTTTTGAGTTGCCGAAGTATTTAGTTTTTAGAACCGTTTTTAAGATTTTAAGTTTAGAAGGAATTGTAGCAAATATATCATATGGAGCTCTTGGAGAGATTTTTAGAGTAGGTCATGTTAAAAAAAAGAGTGTAGTTTTATTAAGAACTAATTATTTTGTTTTGGAAAAGCGTAGAGATAAGATCAATCTTATATTGAAACGATTTGAAGATTTATATGAACCGTTTGATTTTATCTTGAAACTTAATGAGTATTATAGTTTATCTTTAGGTAAGATTTTGTTAAAATGTTTAGAGTGTGAAGATAGTTCTGTATTAGAATTGAGATGTTGTTCTTATGAATTTAAACATAGATTTTTTAAAAATAGGCTAAAAGCGAAGAGATTCTTTTCTAAATTTGTAAGATATAATCCGCTCTTTTTAATGTTATTGGTGTTAAAAAATAAGTTAATTGGCATTATTGATTTAAATACTTTAAACTTAGTGTGGAGTGATGAGAGCATTCTTAAAAAAATTAATATATCTTTGATTGGAGGATTTTTAAAGGAATGA